One segment of Nocardioides sp. QY071 DNA contains the following:
- a CDS encoding aminodeoxychorismate/anthranilate synthase component II, translating into MTTPDVVVVDHHDSYTWNLVHLVAGVTGVLPTVVQWDDPVDLATYSHIVLSPGPGHPTEYAWGFDEGRPVLGVCLGMQGLVVAFGGEVGRVEPAHGTVEAVTHDGRGVFAGLPDPIAAVRYHSLAATRLPDGLEATAWAADGTVMGVRHRTLPLEGVQFHPESVLSEHGARLVANFLAVGG; encoded by the coding sequence ATGACCACTCCCGACGTCGTGGTCGTCGACCACCACGACTCCTACACCTGGAACCTGGTCCACCTGGTCGCCGGCGTGACCGGCGTACTGCCGACGGTGGTGCAGTGGGACGACCCGGTCGACCTCGCGACGTACTCCCACATCGTGCTCTCGCCGGGGCCCGGCCACCCGACCGAGTACGCCTGGGGCTTCGACGAGGGCCGGCCGGTGCTCGGTGTCTGCCTGGGCATGCAGGGCCTGGTGGTCGCGTTCGGCGGCGAGGTGGGACGGGTCGAGCCCGCCCATGGCACGGTCGAGGCGGTGACCCACGACGGGCGCGGGGTCTTCGCCGGCCTGCCGGACCCGATCGCCGCGGTCCGCTACCACTCGCTGGCGGCCACCCGACTGCCCGACGGGCTCGAGGCGACGGCGTGGGCGGCGGACGGCACCGTGATGGGGGTGCGGCACCGGACCCTGCCGCTCGAGGGCGTGCAGTTCCACCCCGAGTCGGTGCTGTCCGAGCACGGGGCGAGGCTGGTCGCGAACTTCCTCGCGGTGGGAGGGTGA
- a CDS encoding anthranilate synthase component I family protein — translation MVIQGEPAELFARIQARHPRCMWLDGGGARTWSRRRSMLGWLDDDDVSLTYDASTREVTRHAGGRAVVVGDDPFAVLEAELADGRPSDQWFGYLGYAARADLPATPDPDLPDALWLRPSHIREYEHPVAAPAATLGITAGEPTATPPAYARAFTTVQEHLHAGNSYEVNLTHRIRADSPLSPAAAYLRLRALNPAPYAGFLQHDVPGAEAWLLSSSPERYALITEDRVIETKPIKGTTARGSTPAEDQEARDRLASDPKFRSENLMIVDLLRNDLALVCEVGSVDVPSLMEVESYASVHQLVSTVRGTLRDDVGTVAALKALFPAGSMTGAPKLRTMEIIEDVEATPRGVYSGAFGWVSGDGRADLGVVIRTLTTAGDDYVLGTGGGITVASDVDEEWAETEWKAARLLQAINP, via the coding sequence ATGGTGATCCAGGGCGAGCCTGCGGAGCTGTTCGCCCGGATCCAGGCCCGCCACCCGCGCTGCATGTGGCTCGACGGCGGCGGTGCCCGCACCTGGTCGCGGCGCCGCTCGATGCTCGGCTGGCTCGACGACGACGACGTGTCCCTGACCTACGACGCCAGCACCCGCGAGGTGACCCGTCACGCCGGCGGCCGTGCGGTGGTGGTCGGCGACGACCCCTTCGCCGTGCTGGAGGCGGAGCTCGCCGACGGCCGGCCGAGCGACCAGTGGTTCGGCTACCTCGGGTACGCCGCCCGCGCGGACCTGCCCGCCACCCCCGACCCGGACCTGCCCGACGCCCTGTGGCTGCGGCCCTCGCACATCCGGGAGTACGAGCACCCGGTCGCCGCCCCGGCGGCCACCCTCGGCATCACCGCGGGTGAGCCGACCGCCACACCGCCGGCGTACGCCCGCGCCTTCACCACCGTCCAGGAGCACCTGCACGCCGGCAACTCCTACGAGGTCAACCTCACCCACCGCATCCGGGCGGACAGCCCGCTCAGCCCGGCGGCGGCGTACCTCCGGCTCCGGGCGCTGAATCCCGCTCCGTACGCGGGTTTCCTGCAGCACGACGTCCCGGGCGCAGAGGCCTGGTTGCTGAGCTCGAGCCCCGAGCGCTACGCCCTCATCACCGAGGACCGGGTGATCGAGACCAAGCCGATCAAGGGCACCACCGCGCGCGGGAGCACCCCGGCCGAGGACCAGGAGGCCCGGGACCGGCTGGCGAGCGACCCGAAGTTCCGCTCCGAGAACCTGATGATCGTCGACCTGCTGCGCAACGACCTCGCGCTGGTGTGCGAGGTCGGGTCCGTGGATGTCCCGAGCCTGATGGAGGTCGAGTCGTACGCGTCCGTGCACCAGCTGGTGTCCACGGTGCGGGGGACGCTGCGCGACGACGTCGGCACCGTCGCCGCGCTGAAGGCCCTCTTCCCGGCCGGCTCGATGACCGGCGCGCCCAAGCTGCGCACGATGGAGATCATCGAGGACGTCGAGGCCACGCCGCGCGGGGTCTACTCCGGCGCCTTCGGCTGGGTCTCCGGCGACGGCCGCGCGGACCTGGGCGTGGTGATCCGCACCCTCACCACCGCCGGCGACGACTACGTGCTCGGCACCGGCGGTGGGATCACCGTCGCCAGCGACGTCGACGAGGAGTGGGCCGAGACGGAGTGGAAGGCCGCGCGGCTGCTCCAGGCGATCAATCCCTGA
- a CDS encoding alpha/beta fold hydrolase, translated as MPRRALTTVAVLLALLGGLLAAPAPARADTKPLPVPYSFLPNAAFGGMPGANAPGTNDFTCKPTAAHPRPVILVHGLLGNRATNWQTYGPLLKNNGYCVFALTYGVEYDVTPVNLFGGVDDMRVSARQLKRFVQKVLRATGASKVDLVGHSEGTVMPQWYLKFLGGAKRVENYVGLASAYRGTGVASLGDLVAAVLPGGILPTGCRSCLQFSPASRFMKRLHEGGMLQPGVRYTSIVTKYDELVLPYTNGTLPGVNNVVLQDVCKQDYSEHFQIASSRNAAQLVLNALNPDHPRPIRCALVLPFVGELIPGLL; from the coding sequence ATGCCGCGCCGTGCCCTCACGACCGTCGCCGTCCTGCTCGCCCTGCTCGGTGGCCTCCTCGCTGCGCCCGCGCCGGCACGGGCCGACACGAAGCCCTTGCCCGTGCCCTACAGCTTCCTGCCGAACGCCGCCTTCGGCGGCATGCCCGGCGCCAACGCACCCGGCACCAACGACTTCACCTGCAAGCCGACTGCCGCCCACCCCCGTCCGGTGATCCTCGTCCACGGCCTGCTCGGCAACCGCGCCACCAACTGGCAGACCTACGGCCCCCTGCTCAAGAACAACGGCTACTGCGTCTTCGCACTCACCTACGGCGTCGAGTACGACGTCACCCCGGTCAACCTGTTCGGCGGCGTCGACGACATGCGGGTCAGCGCCCGCCAGCTCAAGAGGTTCGTGCAGAAGGTGCTCCGGGCGACCGGAGCCAGCAAGGTCGACCTGGTCGGGCACTCCGAGGGCACGGTGATGCCGCAGTGGTACCTCAAGTTCCTGGGCGGAGCGAAGCGGGTCGAGAACTACGTCGGCCTCGCCTCGGCCTACCGCGGCACCGGCGTCGCCTCGCTCGGTGACCTCGTCGCCGCCGTCCTCCCTGGCGGCATTCTGCCTACTGGCTGCCGCTCCTGCCTGCAGTTCTCGCCGGCCTCGAGGTTCATGAAGAGGCTCCACGAGGGCGGCATGCTCCAGCCCGGGGTGCGCTACACGAGCATCGTCACGAAGTACGACGAGCTGGTGCTGCCCTACACCAACGGCACCCTGCCCGGCGTGAACAACGTGGTGCTGCAGGACGTCTGCAAGCAGGACTACTCCGAGCACTTCCAGATCGCGTCGAGCCGCAACGCCGCCCAGCTGGTGCTCAACGCGCTGAACCCCGACCACCCGCGCCCGATCCGCTGCGCGCTCGTCCTGCCCTTCGTCGGCGAGCTGATCCCCGGACTGCTCTGA
- a CDS encoding transglutaminase family protein, with translation MDLIAGSPASYLGADEVVESAAPAIVALAEQLGAGVLDDAAFADASFAWVRDEIAHAGDAGDPRFAVSATAVLADGVGWCYAKAHLLAAVLRAGGVPTGLCYQKLADGDAHVVHGLVAVHLDGAWHRQDPRGNKPGVAAEFSLGEERLAWPVDAAAGEVDWPEVHVVPAPGVVAALRRGELAVEL, from the coding sequence GTGGACCTGATCGCGGGCTCACCGGCGTCGTACCTCGGCGCGGACGAGGTCGTCGAGTCCGCGGCACCCGCGATCGTCGCCCTGGCCGAGCAGCTGGGCGCCGGCGTCCTGGACGACGCCGCGTTCGCGGACGCGTCCTTCGCCTGGGTGCGCGACGAGATCGCCCACGCCGGCGACGCGGGCGACCCGCGGTTCGCCGTCTCGGCGACGGCGGTGCTCGCCGACGGGGTCGGCTGGTGCTACGCCAAGGCGCACCTGCTCGCCGCCGTGCTGCGTGCCGGCGGCGTACCCACCGGGCTGTGCTACCAGAAGCTGGCCGACGGCGACGCGCACGTCGTGCACGGCCTGGTCGCCGTCCACCTCGACGGTGCCTGGCACCGGCAGGACCCGCGGGGCAACAAGCCCGGCGTGGCAGCTGAGTTCTCGCTGGGCGAGGAGCGGCTGGCGTGGCCGGTCGACGCGGCTGCCGGCGAGGTCGACTGGCCCGAGGTGCACGTCGTACCCGCTCCGGGTGTGGTCGCCGCGCTGCGACGCGGCGAGCTCGCCGTGGAGCTGTGA
- a CDS encoding anthranilate synthase family protein — protein sequence MTGTSLTAREAIAAVQGHEAWAIIRRSTRAGDRDTVGVLGGTRSVVESIMDIPLETGVPEPGHICDRLVAVPFRQVSERGFEAHDDGTPLVVVDVHSEHEFSVADVVDAIDPVEVEFTDRGGFETSDEEYAKIVAAIIDGEIGQGEGANLVVGRNYRAVVADFGPDVALTVFRRLLERERGAYWTFVFFTGDRFLIGASPERHVSVHGGDVRMNPISGTFHLRPPAGETRSTEARMRDFLKDEKEIYELFMVVDEELKMMCDICTEGGQVLGPFLKPMTHLIHTEYLLAGRTTRDVREVLRDTMYAATVTGSPVENACRLIRQYEPEGRGYYASALAIFGRDEAGEPVLDSPIVLRTADVSTSGSLKVTAGATLVRDSVPAYEVAETHAKAGGILSAFGLVPPAPVPDVAVADLVVDEEVLIALNARNNRLSGFWLADQAGTPVDPRLAGKSAVILDGEDDFVNMLRHMLARMGMSSSVVRHEDYADGVLDGYDLVIVGPGPGDPRDDADPKMGQLRAAVAWLLANEKPFVAVCLGHQALCHQLGIPLAYKDIVFQGTQATVLLDGRPQRVGFYNTFVGRVSDDLELPAGVRVDADAETGDVNALAGPHFRGVQFHAESILTERGFDIVHDLVAGVLL from the coding sequence ATGACTGGAACCAGCCTCACTGCCCGGGAAGCCATCGCGGCCGTCCAGGGGCACGAGGCCTGGGCGATCATCCGCCGCTCCACCCGCGCGGGCGACCGCGACACCGTCGGCGTCCTCGGCGGCACCCGCAGCGTCGTCGAGTCGATCATGGACATCCCGCTCGAGACCGGCGTACCGGAGCCGGGGCACATCTGCGACCGGCTGGTCGCAGTACCGTTCCGGCAGGTCAGCGAGCGCGGCTTCGAGGCCCACGACGACGGCACTCCGCTCGTCGTGGTCGACGTGCACAGCGAGCACGAGTTCTCCGTGGCCGACGTGGTCGACGCGATCGACCCGGTCGAGGTGGAGTTCACCGATCGCGGCGGCTTCGAGACCTCCGACGAGGAGTACGCCAAGATCGTCGCCGCGATCATCGACGGCGAGATCGGCCAGGGCGAGGGCGCCAACCTCGTCGTCGGCCGCAACTACCGCGCCGTCGTCGCCGACTTCGGCCCCGACGTCGCGTTGACCGTCTTCCGCCGGCTGCTGGAGCGCGAGCGCGGCGCGTACTGGACCTTCGTCTTCTTCACCGGCGACCGCTTCCTGATCGGCGCGTCGCCCGAGCGGCACGTGTCGGTCCACGGCGGCGACGTCCGCATGAACCCGATCTCCGGCACCTTCCACCTGCGCCCGCCCGCCGGCGAGACCCGCAGCACCGAGGCGCGGATGCGCGACTTCCTCAAGGACGAGAAGGAGATCTACGAGCTCTTCATGGTCGTCGACGAGGAGCTCAAGATGATGTGCGACATCTGCACCGAGGGCGGCCAGGTGCTCGGCCCGTTCCTCAAGCCGATGACCCACCTCATCCACACGGAGTACCTCCTGGCCGGCCGCACCACCCGCGACGTGCGCGAGGTCCTGCGCGACACGATGTACGCCGCCACCGTCACCGGCTCGCCCGTCGAGAACGCCTGCCGCCTGATCAGGCAGTACGAGCCCGAGGGCCGCGGCTACTACGCCTCCGCGCTCGCCATCTTCGGCCGCGACGAGGCCGGTGAGCCGGTCCTCGACAGCCCGATCGTGCTGCGCACGGCCGACGTCTCGACGTCCGGCTCGCTCAAGGTCACGGCCGGAGCCACCCTGGTGCGCGACTCCGTGCCGGCGTACGAGGTCGCGGAGACGCACGCCAAGGCGGGCGGCATCCTGTCGGCCTTCGGCCTCGTCCCGCCCGCCCCGGTGCCGGACGTCGCCGTCGCCGACCTGGTCGTGGACGAGGAGGTGCTGATCGCGCTCAACGCCCGCAACAACCGGCTCTCCGGCTTCTGGCTCGCCGACCAGGCCGGCACCCCGGTCGACCCGCGCCTCGCCGGGAAGTCCGCCGTCATCCTCGACGGCGAGGACGACTTCGTGAACATGCTGCGCCACATGCTCGCCCGGATGGGCATGAGCTCGTCGGTGGTGCGTCACGAGGACTACGCAGACGGCGTGCTCGACGGCTACGACCTGGTCATCGTCGGGCCGGGCCCCGGCGACCCGCGCGACGACGCCGACCCGAAGATGGGTCAGCTGCGCGCCGCCGTCGCCTGGCTGCTGGCCAACGAGAAGCCGTTCGTCGCGGTCTGCCTGGGCCACCAGGCGCTGTGCCACCAGCTCGGCATCCCGCTCGCCTACAAGGACATCGTGTTCCAGGGCACCCAGGCCACCGTGCTGCTCGACGGGCGCCCCCAGCGGGTCGGCTTCTACAACACCTTCGTGGGCCGGGTGTCGGACGACCTCGAGCTCCCGGCGGGTGTCCGGGTGGACGCCGACGCAGAGACCGGCGATGTCAACGCCCTGGCCGGCCCCCACTTCCGGGGCGTCCAGTTCCATGCCGAGTCGATCCTCACCGAGCGCGGCTTCGACATCGTCCACGACCTCGTCGCCGGCGTCCTGCTCTGA
- a CDS encoding CHAT domain-containing protein, with translation MEELLQLAIDDPERGRRQAEDLLTSSADPAVLSYAHQCLGIVARDAGQAELADTHLRAGLRAAQLARDADRERDVRASYGTALACAGRSRQGLVQLQRAMAGASGHVAPRIAVRMAGVLATTGRFADSAAVLRDAAASFSALDDSVWEARARIWLAHTLLHLGQLDDAQEEAESAGRLYDGPETVWERISVLENLADIAAARGDLVRSLRLGAEAARFCAELGVEPRAELVGQNASVHLAAGLADDAAAVLGQRLATTSLTEMDRAELQLLRADALLAAGRPPDAIEEARAARRGFEHAGRTWYARRAQATLLQARVRAGEVRGAAAEARGVAEALDTEGAPEAPLALTLAGRLARGADRIDLWTRAASYRHHPNALVRAAAWHAQGLAREETHDRGGVLRAAAAGLDAIDEHRRLIGSSELRALATTHGRELTTIALRHAASDARTLLRWSERTRATALAQPPATSDAATIPASLAALRDNGRQLAEARQEGTPTEELERERRRLERAVRAESHTLSATTATQQRPTSVEEIVAATGETCLVELVDVDGSLHVVVAHAGKVRRRVAGTTSEIAALLGPAGMLLRRAARGRPADTATIGRSLQQAVLGDAVRLLPDAPVTLAPTARLHGLAWSLLPALQDRPFAVVPSAGQWLRARATPAPQQAGTVLVAGPALASGGAEVPVLAERHPDAVLLDGPRATLEAVLAHLDGAGLVHLAAHGRFRADSPLFSALDLADGPLTVHDLERVPRAPYRVVLSACESGVLAPVGAEELLGLAAALFSLGTAGLVCSVGEVNDDATADLMVGLHAALADGSDPATALCEVRRRAAGDPVAAGTAAAFLALGV, from the coding sequence TGCTGGCCGGTCGCGTCAAGGACTGGTCCAGCTGCAGAGGGCGATGGCCGGCGCTAGTGGCCACGTCGCCCCACGGATCGCCGTGCGGATGGCAGGAGTGCTCGCCACCACGGGACGCTTCGCGGACTCGGCCGCGGTGCTCCGCGACGCGGCCGCAAGCTTCTCCGCGCTCGACGACTCTGTGTGGGAGGCCCGGGCGCGGATCTGGCTGGCTCACACGCTGCTCCACCTCGGACAGCTGGACGACGCCCAGGAGGAGGCCGAGTCGGCAGGGCGACTGTACGACGGTCCGGAGACCGTCTGGGAGCGGATCTCGGTCCTGGAGAACCTCGCCGACATCGCTGCCGCCCGGGGCGACCTGGTGCGCAGCCTCCGCCTCGGTGCCGAGGCCGCTCGCTTCTGCGCCGAGCTCGGCGTCGAGCCGCGGGCCGAGCTGGTCGGCCAGAACGCGAGCGTCCATCTCGCGGCCGGGCTGGCCGACGACGCAGCGGCTGTCCTCGGGCAGCGGCTCGCGACCACCTCCCTGACCGAGATGGACCGTGCTGAGCTGCAGCTGCTCCGTGCTGATGCCCTGCTCGCCGCGGGCCGTCCGCCCGACGCGATCGAGGAGGCCCGGGCAGCACGGCGCGGCTTCGAGCACGCCGGACGCACCTGGTATGCCCGGCGCGCTCAGGCGACCCTGCTGCAGGCTCGGGTGCGCGCGGGGGAGGTCCGCGGCGCGGCCGCAGAAGCTCGGGGTGTGGCCGAGGCACTCGACACCGAGGGAGCACCCGAGGCACCCCTCGCCCTCACCCTCGCCGGCCGGCTCGCCCGCGGCGCCGACCGCATCGATCTCTGGACCCGAGCCGCGTCGTACCGCCACCACCCCAACGCCCTCGTCCGCGCCGCCGCCTGGCACGCCCAGGGCCTGGCCCGCGAGGAGACCCACGACCGGGGCGGTGTCCTCCGGGCGGCGGCAGCCGGACTCGACGCGATCGACGAGCACCGGCGCCTGATCGGCTCCTCCGAGCTCAGGGCGCTGGCGACGACCCACGGACGCGAGCTGACCACCATCGCCCTGCGCCATGCGGCATCCGACGCAAGGACGCTGCTGCGGTGGAGCGAGCGGACCCGGGCGACGGCCCTGGCGCAGCCGCCGGCGACCTCGGACGCGGCGACCATCCCGGCCTCGCTCGCGGCGCTGCGCGACAACGGGCGCCAGCTGGCCGAGGCCCGACAGGAGGGTACGCCGACCGAGGAGCTCGAGCGGGAGCGGCGGCGGCTGGAGCGGGCGGTGCGGGCGGAGAGCCACACGCTGTCGGCGACGACGGCCACCCAGCAGCGGCCCACGAGTGTCGAGGAGATCGTCGCGGCGACCGGCGAGACCTGCCTGGTGGAGCTGGTCGACGTCGACGGGAGCCTGCACGTCGTGGTCGCCCACGCCGGCAAGGTACGACGCCGGGTCGCCGGCACGACGTCCGAGATCGCCGCCCTGCTCGGCCCGGCAGGGATGCTGCTGCGCCGGGCGGCCCGGGGCCGGCCGGCCGACACCGCCACCATCGGGCGGTCCCTGCAGCAGGCCGTCCTCGGCGACGCGGTCCGACTGCTCCCCGACGCCCCTGTGACCCTCGCCCCGACGGCCCGCCTGCACGGCCTGGCCTGGTCCCTGCTCCCGGCCCTCCAGGACCGGCCGTTCGCGGTGGTCCCCTCGGCCGGCCAGTGGCTGCGGGCCCGCGCCACGCCCGCCCCGCAGCAGGCCGGCACCGTGCTCGTGGCCGGTCCGGCCCTGGCGAGCGGCGGCGCGGAGGTGCCGGTCCTCGCCGAGCGCCACCCGGACGCCGTCCTGCTCGACGGGCCGCGGGCCACGCTCGAGGCGGTGCTGGCCCACCTCGACGGCGCCGGTCTGGTGCACCTCGCCGCGCACGGCCGGTTCCGGGCCGACAGCCCGCTGTTCTCGGCGCTCGACCTGGCCGACGGCCCGCTGACGGTCCACGACCTGGAGCGGGTCCCGCGGGCGCCGTACCGCGTCGTGCTCTCCGCCTGCGAGTCCGGCGTGCTCGCGCCGGTCGGGGCCGAGGAGCTGCTCGGGCTGGCGGCGGCGCTCTTCTCGCTCGGCACGGCCGGGCTGGTGTGCAGCGTCGGCGAGGTCAACGACGACGCGACCGCCGACCTGATGGTCGGCCTCCATGCCGCGCTCGCCGACGGCAGCGACCCGGCGACCGCCCTGTGCGAGGTACGCCGCCGAGCAGCGGGCGATCCGGTCGCGGCCGGCACCGCGGCGGCGTTCCTCGCGCTGGGCGTGTGA